In the Sulfurovum sp. UBA12169 genome, AAAGTAGTACGCTAAGTTTTATACCTCCCAAGCCTTCGCTTGGAGGTCTCTTCTTTTTTCTTTCTTTTCACTTTCACTTTTCTTTTTTTTCGTTGTGTGATATACTAACCGCATAAATCATATCAAAGCGGAACAGATGAAAAACAGAACGCAAAAAGCATTTACGATGGTGGAACTGGTATTTGTGATCGTGGTCATAGGGATACTTGCCGCGGTGGCAGTACCCAAACTGGCGGTGACACGGGATGATGCGATCGTCACCAAAGCGATGACGACGGTCTCTTCGGTCAGAAACGCGGTGGCAACCGAACGCCAAAAGCGTATCTTGAGGGGGGATTTTGATCCTATCACTTCACTGAGCAGTGACAGCGGATACGATAAGCCTATCTTTGACGGCTTTGACGGCAACACGAGCAGCCCCGTGCTGGAGTACCCTCCGATATCCTGCGCTGCGGCCTCTTCAAAAGGGTGCTGGGTGGATTCGGGAGACGGGGACTATACCTTTGTGATGCCCGTTTCGGGTACGGCCGTTTTTACGCTTAGCAACAATCGCTTTGTGTGCAAATCAAGCACCGATGAAAACTGCCAAGAGCTGACAAAGTAAATTGTACTATTATGAAGTGCTGCTGCTGCGCTCAAGCGCGCCGGCGTTGACCTACCATTGTGAAGAAAAGCTTGCCATAGGCGCTGTCGTGTCGGTGCCGCTGCAAAAGACACACAAAGAGGCTGTTGTCATCCGCAGCGCACCAAAGCCTGATTTTGAAACGGCCGAGATCATTTCGGTAAGCGATAGGTTCTATGCGCCCCGGCAGATGGAGCTTGCCAAGTTTATCGCTGAGTACTATTTCTCTTCATGGGGGGAAGCGGTCTCTTTGTTTATCCCTTTTAGGATAAATCAAAGAGAAGTGAATAGTGAGAAGTTAATAGTGAATAGCGGAAAGGTTCCGACATTAACCCAATCGCAACAAAAAGCTTACAGCCAACTTCTGAAAAAAGACAAAGCGCTGCTTTTTGGGGTGACGGGTTCGGGGAAAACGGAGATTTTTATCTCTCTTATGGCAAAGATGCTCCATGAGGGCAAAACAGCGATCTTTTTGATGCCCGAGATCTCGCTGACGCCGCAGATGGAAAAACGGCTGCGGGCGTATTTCGGTGACAGTGTGGCGATGTGGCACTCCGGGCTGACCAAGAAAAAAAAAGAATCCATCCTCGAGGGGATCTACAGCGGCAAAGTACGTATCGTTGCAGGCGCCCGCTCGGCGCTTTTTGTGCCGCTTGAAAATGTGGGGCTCATCATCGTGGATGAAGAGCATGACGACAGCTACAAGGCGATGACGCGTCCGCGCTACCATGCCAGAGATACGGCGGTGCTGATGGGAAGCAGACTGGGCGCAAAAGTGGTGCTGGCTTCTGCGACACCGAGTGCGGGCAGCTACTATAAGTACGATGCCGTGAAACTCGAAAGCGCTTACATCAAAACGGAAAAAACATACCGTTTCATCGCAGGCGACTGCATCAATGAGCCCATACTTAACGCCATAGAAAAACACTTTAGAGCCAAAGACCAAGGATTGCTTTTTTTGCCTACACGAGGCAATTTTAAGTATCTTTACTGTGAAAAATGCGGAAAGACCCATCTTTGTCCGTACTGCTCGGTGGGTATGGCGCTGCACAGAAACAAACGGCATCTCAAGTGCCACTACTGCAACTTCACCGAAGCGATACAGGATACCTGTACGTACTGCGGGCATCAGCCGCTTAAAAGCGAACGCATGGGCACGGCAGAAGCGATCGAAGTGATCAGGGGCGCGATCGAGGGCATCACGATAGAACAGTTCGACAAAGACAGCATTACTACGCCTAGGAAACTTGAAGAGGCATTGAACCGTTTTGAAAGCGGGCAGAGCCATTTGCTTCTGGGGACGCAGATGCTCAGCAAAGGGCACGACTATGCCAATATCACCTTAAGCGTGATCATGGGACTTGACTATATCTTGGGGTTGGCGGATTATCGTGCCAGAGAGCGTGCGATGAGCCTTCTTTTCCAGATCGCAGGGCGGAGCGGGCGCGCCAAAAAAGCCGAAGTGATCGTGCAGACGGGCGATGCGGCATTTTTTGAAACCTATCTGGAGGATTATGAACGGTTCATCAAAGACGAACTGGCCTTTTTAGAGATGGCGCACTATCCTCCTTTTGCTTCGCTCTCAAGGATACTTATCGCCCATAAAGACGAAAGCAAAGCAGGGAAAATCACTTTGGATATAGTGACAAAACTTAAAACCTTTGAAGGGATAGAGATCGTAGGCCACGGCAAAGCGCCCGTAGAAAAAATAGCAAGCAAGCACCGGTTTGTAATTTTGCTAAGATCAAAAAACAGAGTCCCTTTGCTCAAAGCGCTTCACGGAGTAGATTGCCGCGAGATAGAGATCGATATGGACCCGGTCGAATTTTCGTAGAAAATTCGAAGTGAATAGTGAATAGTTAATAGTGAATAACGGTAGTTTTCGGTAAAATATTTTTTATGAGTATACTGGCTGAGAAAAGTTATAAATTTGCTATCCGTATTGTCAAGTTAAATGCGTATTTGAAAGATGAGAAAAAAGAGTATACGCTGAGTAAGCAATTGCTTAGGTCGGGTACTGCAATAGGCGCTCTTGTTTCTGAAGCGCATTATGCACAATCAAAGGCTGATTTTATCAATAAACTTTCTATTGGACTGAAAGAAGCAAATGAAAGCAGATATTGGATCAGGCTTCTCAAAGATTGTGATTACTTAAATGATAGTATGGCAAACAGCATTTACTCAGACGTAGAAGAGCTTATCAAAATATTGACGAGCAGCATCAATACAGGAAAAGAGAAAAAGAATGACCATCAATAAAAAGTACACGGAGTGTACATACCAGAACTATTCACTATTCACTATTCACTATTCACTATTTATTCCTTGCTCTTCATTTTTTTCCCAAAGGAGAAAATCGTGAAAGAACGCTATCCTACCAAAAAGATCTATGTCGGCAGTGTGGGGGTGGGGGGCGATGCGCCTATCTCGGTGCAGTCGATGACCTACAGTGACACGCACAATGTCGCTGCAACGGTAGAGCAGATCAACCGGCTGCATTTTGCAGGGGCGGATATGGTGCGGGTTGCCGTGCCTGCGATGGAAGATGCGCTGGCGCTTAAAGCGATCAAAGAGCAGATCTCGCTGCCGCTGATTGCGGATATCCATTTTAACTATAAGCTTGCGCTTGAAGCGGCAAAATGGGTAGATTGCATCCGGTTTAACCCCGGCAATATCGGTGAGAAAGGACGCATCAAAGAGATCGTCAAAGCGTGTCAGGAGCGCTCTTTGCCTATACGCATAGGGGTCAATGCGGGTTCGCTTGAAAAAGAGTTTGACCAAAAGTACGGTGCAACCGCCGAGGGAATGGTGGCGAGTGCGGAGTATAACATCAAATTTTTGGAAGATTTGGGATTTACCGATATCAAAGTTTCCCTGAAAGCTTCTGATGTGGACAGGACTGTGGATGCCTACAGGATGCTGCGCCCCAAAA is a window encoding:
- a CDS encoding prepilin-type cleavage/methylation domain-containing protein; the encoded protein is MKNRTQKAFTMVELVFVIVVIGILAAVAVPKLAVTRDDAIVTKAMTTVSSVRNAVATERQKRILRGDFDPITSLSSDSGYDKPIFDGFDGNTSSPVLEYPPISCAAASSKGCWVDSGDGDYTFVMPVSGTAVFTLSNNRFVCKSSTDENCQELTK
- a CDS encoding primosomal protein N', whose amino-acid sequence is MYYYEVLLLRSSAPALTYHCEEKLAIGAVVSVPLQKTHKEAVVIRSAPKPDFETAEIISVSDRFYAPRQMELAKFIAEYYFSSWGEAVSLFIPFRINQREVNSEKLIVNSGKVPTLTQSQQKAYSQLLKKDKALLFGVTGSGKTEIFISLMAKMLHEGKTAIFLMPEISLTPQMEKRLRAYFGDSVAMWHSGLTKKKKESILEGIYSGKVRIVAGARSALFVPLENVGLIIVDEEHDDSYKAMTRPRYHARDTAVLMGSRLGAKVVLASATPSAGSYYKYDAVKLESAYIKTEKTYRFIAGDCINEPILNAIEKHFRAKDQGLLFLPTRGNFKYLYCEKCGKTHLCPYCSVGMALHRNKRHLKCHYCNFTEAIQDTCTYCGHQPLKSERMGTAEAIEVIRGAIEGITIEQFDKDSITTPRKLEEALNRFESGQSHLLLGTQMLSKGHDYANITLSVIMGLDYILGLADYRARERAMSLLFQIAGRSGRAKKAEVIVQTGDAAFFETYLEDYERFIKDELAFLEMAHYPPFASLSRILIAHKDESKAGKITLDIVTKLKTFEGIEIVGHGKAPVEKIASKHRFVILLRSKNRVPLLKALHGVDCREIEIDMDPVEFS
- a CDS encoding four helix bundle protein, encoding MSILAEKSYKFAIRIVKLNAYLKDEKKEYTLSKQLLRSGTAIGALVSEAHYAQSKADFINKLSIGLKEANESRYWIRLLKDCDYLNDSMANSIYSDVEELIKILTSSINTGKEKKNDHQ
- a CDS encoding 4-hydroxy-3-methylbut-2-en-1-yl diphosphate synthase, translating into MKERYPTKKIYVGSVGVGGDAPISVQSMTYSDTHNVAATVEQINRLHFAGADMVRVAVPAMEDALALKAIKEQISLPLIADIHFNYKLALEAAKWVDCIRFNPGNIGEKGRIKEIVKACQERSLPIRIGVNAGSLEKEFDQKYGATAEGMVASAEYNIKFLEDLGFTDIKVSLKASDVDRTVDAYRMLRPKNNYPFHLGVTEAGTIFHATIKSAIGLGALLLDGIGDTLRVSITGELEEEIKIGRAILKDSGRVKDGLNIISCPTCGRIEADLVSAVAEVERRTAHITTPMDVSVMGCVVNAIGEAKHADVAIAYGKGMGMVMVRGEVVAKLPEAELVDRFVEEVEKFAKQNDE